The DNA window CGGGGGGCGCGTCGGAAATCGGCTGATCGGGACGTTTTCGTTTCGGTCCTTGGGGGCGTAGTGCACGTGGTCCCCGTGGGGATACTCAACGTACGGCTGGTTGCGATAAGGATTAATTACGAACCACAGCAGGTAGGAAAAAAACGCTAGCAGTACCGCCGCCAGCCCCCACTTGCGAAAGGAGAAGCTAGACGAGGAGGTCGTCTCTGAGGATGCGTCCGAAGCCATAGAAACCGAAGGTTCAGCGAAAGAAGTAGGCTGCGTTTCATGAACGCCGCTTCCGGTTAATCGATTCCGATCCCACAGAGGCGCTCCTTCACATCGGTCCCGGCCCATCGGGAGAGAACGGATCCGGAGCGTTCCCTCTCTTCAGGACGCAACCGAGAATGAACGCTGAGATTACAGCTTCGGTAGCGTGATCCCTTCCTGGTGCTGGTACTTGCCCTTCTTGTCGGCGTACGAAATCTCCGGCGGTTCCCCCTGCAGGAAGACCACCTGCGCGATGCCCTCATTCGCGTACACTTTGGCAGGAAGCGGCGTGGCGTTGCTCACCTCAATCGTCACGTGCCCCTCCCACCCCGGCTCTAGCGGCGTTACGTTTACAATGATCCCCGACCGGGCGTAGGTCGACTTGCCGAGCACAATCGCCAATACGTCCGACGGCATTTCGAAGTACTCAATGGAGCGCCCCAGGACGTACGAATTGGGAGGAATGAGAATGTGGTCGTCGACCTCGTACTCCACCATGGCCCGCTCGTCGATCTCCTTCGGGTCGACCACGCTGTTATGGATGTTGGGCGTAAATACCCGAAATTCACCCGCCACCCGCATGTCGTAACCGAAGGAACTGAGGCCGTAACTTACCACGTCCTCTCGCACCTGCCCGTCCACGAACGGATCGATCATGTCGTGCTCGGTGGCGAGGGTGCGAATCTTGTGATCGGGCAGAATCATGGAATGCAATGCATACGGGTGTTCGGTTCAATGAACGATGGGAAGCTAGGGGGAAGGGCCCGGAAAGGTCAAGTCGCCGGTCGGAACGGAAGCACGGGAGCCACACACCCGAGCGCCCCAACCAGAGGTCCAACCACAGTCAAACAGCTTGAGCCCCAAATGGTCGTGTCCCCCTCTCTGGGCGCGTCATTCGGATTTGAAGCAGCACCGTCCCTCGCCTCGACCTCAGAATCCCCCCGTTGTTCTGATTCACATATCAGCCGGAGCTGTCTAGGTTTGACTGTCTTTTCAACGAAACGAACGGTTGACCGACCGTGCCGACGCCCCCTTCCCCCATTCATTTGTCTTGCCCATCCGCTAGCATGCGGGGAGCCTCTCGCCCATAATTAAACGCGAGATCCATGGCCGAGACGCCTGATTCAAAGCCCTCAAAATTCTGATGGTAGGTGGGATGCTCGTAGGAAAAGACGTCGACCGTGACCCCCTCGATCGTCGGGATGTCCTCCGATTCAGGAACGACGACCGTCTCTGCCCCCACCGCCTCCACCACCTCAGGAATTGTGCTCGGTGCGCCGTCAAGAGCTGACGCTCGCGTGAGCGACGTATCCAGGCCGAAGAGTTCTGCCTGCAACGCCACGGAGCGACAGGTGCAGTCGGCCAGATTCGACCATTCCTCGTCGAAGAACGGCCGGAAGTCATCTTCGTAGAACTCAAAATACATAGTCGTCCGGTAGTCGTACATAAACGACCGCCAGTGCTTCTCCCGCCAGCGTCCCCCCGTCTCAATGTCGATGGTGTGTAAACGGGCCCCATCGGGCTGGCCAAAGAGTGGAATCGTAATCCAGTGCGTTCCCTGTGCGTTTCGAAGTTTGCTACGGTTCTGAAATCTTTCCCGTCGGAACCGGAACGTGTCGGCGAGTACGAAGTGGTCCACGTGCTGAAGAAGAGCCGTATAGGCCAGGGGCGGAAAGTACTCGGGCGGTTGAACGGCAATCATGCCTTTGGGGAATCGTCCTTGGTATGACCGAGACGGGCAGTCCCGGCAATCAAACAGCGCAATCGTTTCGATTGTATCCGTACACCGGGCAACCGGTCCTCTTTCGGCCGGCCGCCGCGCGCAATTTAAACACATCTCGCACGCACTCGCTCACTGCCAATGTCTTCGACTGACGGGCATCGCCGGGACCTGCAAGACAACATCGACCTACTGTTTCAGTTCGGCTTCTGGCTGTTCGTGGGCTCGATTGGCTTCAGCGTTGCCGGCATGCTGTTGCTGAATCTGTTTCCCTCGACGATGTCCCTTTTCGGTCCCGTCTACACGAAACTCGTGAAGACGCCGACCTGGACGTTCATGACGATGCTTGCGATTCTGCCGGTGCTCATGTACGGCCCCACTTTGGGGTGGAAACGGCTCTGGGGATTTGTTGTGTGGGGATGTGCCGTCGGGGCTGCTGGGGAGCTGATTGGAACGACGGGACTCCTGACGGTCGGGGGCGTCTCCCTTCCGTTCGGCGAATATTACTACACGGAATGGCTGGGCCCGAAGATTGCCGGACACGTGCCATACTTTATCCCTCCGTCCTGGTTTGCGATGTCGATCGTGTCGCTCGACCTTGCCCGGCGCGTCACGCAGAAGCGCTGGTCGTCCCTCCTGCTGGGAACGATCTTTATGGTGCTGTGGGACGTGTCGCTCGACCCGGCCATGAATCAGGCCTTCCCGTTTTGGCAGTACGGCACCGACGGCTTCTACTTCGGCATGCCCCTCTCAAACTGGGGGGGCTGGTTCGGGGTCACCCTTGTCATCATGCTGGGATACGAATGGATGCGGGGCAACCGTGACATCCAAAACGACTGGGCTCCCTGGCTTTACGCGCTCAACTGCTTCTTCCCTCTGGCCATCTGCCTGCTTCGAGGCCTATACCTGGCGGCCCTCATCGGGACGCTGACGACGATTCTCCCGTTCCTGCTCCTCTGGGCAACGGATCCGACCTTCGTGCCCCGAACGCTCGCCGTCGCCCGCTCGTAACTCGCTTATCTGCTCGCTGGGTTCGCTTTCACCATGTCCACGGCCACGCTCGACACCCGCGCCGACGAAAACCAGTGGATCTGGGAATCCTTTCGGTACCACTCCCGCACCTTCTCCCTCGCAGCCCGGTTCCTCCCGCGGTCGGTGCAGATGCCGATCGCCACGCTCTACCTCTTCTGTCGCCGCGTCGACTCCATCGCGGACCAGCGGGTACTGGAGGTCGGGCCGGAGCGGGCGCTCGACGAGGTCGCCACGGTGCGCGACCGCCTCGACGAGACCCTTGCCGGCCATCCTCCCGACGACGA is part of the Salinibacter sp. 10B genome and encodes:
- the cruF gene encoding bisanhydrobacterioruberin hydratase CruF, which gives rise to MSSTDGHRRDLQDNIDLLFQFGFWLFVGSIGFSVAGMLLLNLFPSTMSLFGPVYTKLVKTPTWTFMTMLAILPVLMYGPTLGWKRLWGFVVWGCAVGAAGELIGTTGLLTVGGVSLPFGEYYYTEWLGPKIAGHVPYFIPPSWFAMSIVSLDLARRVTQKRWSSLLLGTIFMVLWDVSLDPAMNQAFPFWQYGTDGFYFGMPLSNWGGWFGVTLVIMLGYEWMRGNRDIQNDWAPWLYALNCFFPLAICLLRGLYLAALIGTLTTILPFLLLWATDPTFVPRTLAVARS
- a CDS encoding WbqC family protein; this translates as MIAVQPPEYFPPLAYTALLQHVDHFVLADTFRFRRERFQNRSKLRNAQGTHWITIPLFGQPDGARLHTIDIETGGRWREKHWRSFMYDYRTTMYFEFYEDDFRPFFDEEWSNLADCTCRSVALQAELFGLDTSLTRASALDGAPSTIPEVVEAVGAETVVVPESEDIPTIEGVTVDVFSYEHPTYHQNFEGFESGVSAMDLAFNYGREAPRMLADGQDK
- the dcd gene encoding dCTP deaminase; the encoded protein is MILPDHKIRTLATEHDMIDPFVDGQVREDVVSYGLSSFGYDMRVAGEFRVFTPNIHNSVVDPKEIDERAMVEYEVDDHILIPPNSYVLGRSIEYFEMPSDVLAIVLGKSTYARSGIIVNVTPLEPGWEGHVTIEVSNATPLPAKVYANEGIAQVVFLQGEPPEISYADKKGKYQHQEGITLPKL